The following DNA comes from Meiothermus sp. CFH 77666.
AAGGGCTGGCTCGAGGGGTTTCGCACGCCCCCGCCCAAATACCCCTGAGCCTTCTTCAGGCAGGTCTGTCCCCATGAAGGCGCTCGAGGGCGCCAATTGCGGGCTGTGCTAACATATACCCGTGCGCCTATACCGCATCGGCCTGTTCACCGACACCTACCTGCCAGGGCCAAACGGGGTCGCCACCAGCGTTTACCTGCTCAAGCGTGAGCTGCGCCGCATGGGCCACGAGGCCTGGGTGCTGGCCCCCGAGATGCCCGACGCCGACCCCAGGGAGGAGTGGGTGGTGCGGGTTCCCAGCGTGCCCTATCCTTTCTTTGAAAACCAGCGCCTGGCCATGCCCAGCAGCCGCCTGCTGCCCACCGAGTTCGAGATCTTCCACACCCACACTCCCCTTTTTATTGGCATCTGGGGGGCCCGGCTGGCCTACCGCAACCGCCTGCCCCACGTCTCTACCTTCCACACCCACCTGGAAAAATACGCCCACTACATCCCCGGCGTGGCCACGCTGGACAAATACGTGGGCATCATGCAAAAGGTCTGCCAGGCCTTCTACAACCGCGCCGATGTGGTCATTGCCCCCACCGACCCGGTCAAGAAACTGGCCGAGAGCTACGAAATCGAGCGCGAGATCAAGGTGATTCCCACCGGCATAGACACCGATATCCTGCAAACCGCCCCCGACCCGGTTTCGCCCTGGCCCGCCGGCAAACGCCGCCTGCTGCACGTGGGGCGGCTGGGCAAGGAAAAAAGCGTGGATGTGGTAATCCGGGCCCTGGCCGAGATTCGCAAAGAATCGGACGCTCACCTGGCCCTGGTGGGGATGGGGCCGGATCAGGAAGAGCTACGCCAACTGGCCTACCAACTGGGCGTCGGGGAGCACATTACCTTCGTGGGGCCGGTGCCCTACGAAAAAATCGGTGGCTACTACCGCATGGCCGAGCTATTTTTGTTCGCCAGCGAGACCGAGACCCAGGGGCTCGTGATCTGGGAGGCCCAGGCGGTGGGCGTGCCGGTGGTGGTGGTGGGGGCCGAAGGCACTTTACAGGGCGTCGAGGAGGGCAGCAGCGGCTACCTGGTACCGCCCGGCGACTACCGCACCATGGCCGAGCGAGCCCTGGAACTGCTACGCGACGA
Coding sequences within:
- a CDS encoding glycosyltransferase family 4 protein; this translates as MRLYRIGLFTDTYLPGPNGVATSVYLLKRELRRMGHEAWVLAPEMPDADPREEWVVRVPSVPYPFFENQRLAMPSSRLLPTEFEIFHTHTPLFIGIWGARLAYRNRLPHVSTFHTHLEKYAHYIPGVATLDKYVGIMQKVCQAFYNRADVVIAPTDPVKKLAESYEIEREIKVIPTGIDTDILQTAPDPVSPWPAGKRRLLHVGRLGKEKSVDVVIRALAEIRKESDAHLALVGMGPDQEELRQLAYQLGVGEHITFVGPVPYEKIGGYYRMAELFLFASETETQGLVIWEAQAVGVPVVVVGAEGTLQGVEEGSSGYLVPPGDYRTMAERALELLRDENLRQRFSEGARKFADRRTARRVAEQIVAIYDEATRLVEFEPRRLKIPFPRLPQSSLTNSR